In Natronoarchaeum philippinense, a single window of DNA contains:
- the fer gene encoding ferredoxin Fer translates to MASPYEILGVEPDADEDELVEAYRRRVKAAHPDQGGSTEEFQAVKTAYERIKSGDVRADIDAGESSPSVDDADDTERIEHRVEYLDYEVLDDHGWSLDDDDLFERAADADLSESDHGEFVVEPGESLLEAAENSGLAWPFACRGGACSNCAVAVIDGEVPPPTSHVLSSEMIDRGIRLSCITTPVTADTKIVYNVKHLPEVEELLLSASRFERAHSD, encoded by the coding sequence GTGGCGTCCCCATACGAGATTCTGGGTGTCGAGCCGGACGCGGACGAGGACGAACTCGTGGAGGCCTACCGCCGGCGAGTCAAAGCAGCCCATCCCGATCAGGGCGGCTCTACCGAGGAGTTTCAGGCCGTCAAGACCGCCTACGAACGGATCAAGTCGGGCGACGTTCGGGCGGACATCGACGCCGGAGAGTCCTCACCGTCCGTCGACGACGCCGACGACACCGAGCGAATCGAACACCGCGTCGAGTATCTCGACTACGAGGTGCTCGACGATCACGGCTGGTCGCTGGACGACGACGACCTGTTCGAGCGCGCCGCCGACGCCGACCTGAGCGAGAGCGACCACGGGGAGTTCGTCGTCGAACCGGGCGAATCGCTGCTCGAAGCCGCCGAGAACAGCGGCCTCGCGTGGCCCTTCGCCTGCCGCGGCGGTGCCTGCTCGAACTGCGCGGTCGCGGTGATCGACGGCGAGGTCCCGCCGCCGACGAGCCACGTGCTGTCCTCGGAGATGATCGACCGCGGCATCCGCCTGTCCTGTATCACCACACCCGTCACGGCCGACACGAAGATCGTCTACAACGTCAAGCACCTCCCGGAAGTCGAAGAACTGTTGCTGTCTGCGAGCCGGTTCGAGCGCGCCCACTCAGACTGA
- a CDS encoding alpha/beta fold hydrolase codes for MATEHPPHFEPVNEWLTVDGLELHYLSSGSGRTPVCLLHGGAVDAATLSWGATIGPLAADRRVVALDMAGYGRSARPDASYSTTFHVDVLSAVVDALGFDTVSIVGVSLGGGVGLGYSLREPERVEKLALVGSYGLGQELPNGLATYALSRAPILNELSLSVHRRHRLLAKQSLRGIVHDVDALSDAVIDEYYRELQHPQAGKAYRRWRRHEVRRSGFRTNYSPRLEEVPVPTLLIHGADDPVFPADWSRNAATRIPDASLEVLSECGHWAPRERTDAVNRLLVDFLSE; via the coding sequence ATGGCGACGGAGCACCCTCCACACTTCGAGCCCGTCAACGAGTGGCTCACGGTCGACGGGCTGGAGTTACACTACCTCTCGTCGGGGAGCGGCCGAACGCCGGTGTGCTTGCTCCACGGCGGCGCCGTCGACGCCGCGACGCTGTCGTGGGGCGCGACGATCGGCCCGCTGGCGGCCGATCGCCGCGTCGTCGCGCTCGACATGGCTGGCTACGGCCGCAGCGCCCGACCCGACGCCAGCTACAGCACGACGTTTCACGTCGACGTGCTCAGTGCCGTGGTGGACGCACTCGGGTTCGACACTGTCAGCATCGTCGGCGTCTCGCTGGGCGGCGGCGTCGGGCTGGGCTATTCTCTCCGCGAACCAGAGCGCGTCGAGAAGCTCGCGCTCGTCGGCAGCTACGGGCTGGGACAGGAACTGCCGAACGGGCTGGCGACGTACGCGCTCTCCCGGGCGCCGATACTCAACGAACTCTCGCTGTCGGTACACAGGCGTCACCGACTGCTGGCCAAGCAGAGTCTTCGAGGGATCGTCCACGACGTCGATGCGCTGTCCGACGCCGTGATCGACGAGTACTACCGTGAACTCCAGCACCCCCAAGCCGGCAAGGCCTACCGTCGGTGGCGTCGACACGAAGTCCGGCGGTCGGGGTTTCGCACCAACTACTCGCCGCGACTCGAGGAGGTGCCGGTGCCAACTCTCCTGATCCACGGTGCCGACGACCCGGTGTTTCCAGCGGACTGGTCCCGAAATGCCGCGACGCGAATTCCCGACGCCAGCCTCGAAGTGCTTTCCGAGTGTGGCCACTGGGCGCCCAGAGAGCGGACCGACGCCGTGAACCGGTTGCTCGTGGACTTCCTCTCGGAGTAG